A segment of the Arachis hypogaea cultivar Tifrunner chromosome 5, arahy.Tifrunner.gnm2.J5K5, whole genome shotgun sequence genome:
TACATTTTCATAAGGAGCATCTTCATGTCTGCAATGATTAATTAAGTTTTGAAACTTCTGACCTTTGTTTTCAGGCGAGTGGGTTGGATGCTCGTCAATCGGTGCTAATTTTACCCCCCATTTCATCACTGCTAATTCCGGGGAGGTGCGTATCAACTATATTCATTGACTATGCTGAGCTTCTATAAGGCAATCAacaatgcaatttatttttccatACTCGTCTTCATAACTTCCTACCTTGGCAGTgccataattatattatttatcttgGTGTTAAAACTGGAAAACGGAAAGCATGTATGCACAGTTGACAAATAGTGGTTTTCTTATTGATTCTGATTAGGATGTTACCATGAAGATAATATCGTTTTCTCAGCAAGGACCACGAGCTATATGTATTCTTTCTGCAAATGTAGTCATATCAAGTGTGACACTTCGTCAACCTGATTCTTCCGGAGGTACACTGACATACGAGGTGAGTATTTATGCAACCTTGATCACCAGTGCAATGAAAAAGTATTGATTCATTTGCACCTTCTTACTCATGAGCTGTTTCTGCTATGTTTTTTACCTTCGAATCATGAAAAGATGGTTCTGTATTATTGTGTTGTTAAACAGGGACGGTTTGAGATTCTGTCTTTGAGCGGATCATTCATGCCAAATGATGATGGTGGAACACGGAGCAGATCCGGTGGCATGAGTATTTCCTTAGCAAGTCCGGATGGACGTGTTGTAGGCGGCGGAGTAGCTGGTCTATTGGTTGCTgcaagtcctgtgcaggtagctACTATGCACTCCCATTATCAGTTAGTTGCGAGTGCAGGACAATGACAATGTTCATCAATTCTTTGATATACATCCTCCTCAGGTAGTGGTAGGCAGTTTTCTCGCAGGCAAGCAACAGCAATCAAACCACAAAAAGCAGAAATTTGAGGTAATATCAACAGCCACGCCACCGGCTGCAGCCGCTGCTCATGCTAATCTCTCAACTTGCTCTTCCTGGAGTAACCCAACTGATATCAGTGTGTCATTTCCTGGAGGCTAGTTTCATCCAATCAATTCAAATCTGCATTTGCTAGAGCTCATTGTAATGGGATTACTAATTTCCCTAGTTTCATGCTTATTCAATATCCATAGAGTTTGTCCCTCTTAGTTCTTAGCATGCCGGGTTATTGTTCATGTAGAATTGAGGTGTAGCTAAGCTAGTTAGGAATGCTTCTGATCCCTATGGAGCACGTTTGGACTTTGGATAGTAATGGTTATTCCCTAAATTATCAAAATGAtaaaatgaatttaaaattttctctATATGGAAATCATACAAGTAATTTAAGACTCTCCATCGTCCTTCATTTCAAAATCCTTCCTGATTTTTCCTTTCTATTACCACAATTACTAATTGACTTACATTTTTTTGTCCCATTGATTGGAACATACTGATGTTATTTCTGTCATCATGTCATGCAATTAAATAGCAATAGTCGATCCTATGATTCGTCAGCCTCATACATTTTGATTAATTTAACTTTgcgaagaagacagaaagaaaaACCAAGATACATTAGCTATGCTAGTTCTACGAGATATTATTAACACTTTCCCATATCATGCAACTAATTAATGGAGTAAATCCAATGTGATCAAATGAGTATGAAAGGTATGCAGGATTTTCATACTGATTTTCCTTATAATTATATCTTATTTTCATGAATTGAactcatatacatacatatagacACATACCCATCCTCCGGAGCATGGATTTCAAGAAACAAACAAGTGTATCGTTCAATCGAGTGAGTTGTAGATCATCCTGCATCAAAGTGAATGTTGAATTAAGAATATACATTTTTATTGTAATGCAAAAAAGAGAGGCATTGTTTGAGATAATAAGTCAGTATACCAAAATAGAGAGAGGAAAAGGGAGAAAACAAGATAGATGAGTTTGAGGAGGCGGTGCTTCTTTTCCCAGGACAGGTTGTTGAATATCTCTGTAACATCAATTAAATGCTTTCTTTGCCTATATCTGATATATATCATTTCCAACacattaaataaaaagaaaagaaggtgCCATGTCACGTGAAAGTAAAGTAAGTAGGTACTGACAAATGGAGATTGAAGCAGAGGTAAGGAAGAGACAGAAGTGTCAATATCCAATGGGAGTTAACAAGGTAGAAAGAGGTAAGGAGAGCCTGAATAATGAACTCGGGTAAGACCACCATGTTGATTCGAGAAGAGGAGTCATAGGCATTTATGTAATCGAATTCCAGGTCTGCCAGGCACATTAGCTGCAACACAAATATGAATATGAACCATAAGCGAGGGAGATTGAATTCATAGATAGAGATGGAGATGGACCTGGTAAATGAGGAGGGCCAGTAAGGAAAAGAGGAGCAAGAAGGAGATGAGCCACGTTAATATGTCACCcatatctcttctctctcctgTTTCTCCTTAATTTTCAGATTCATTCAGCCTCTAACCTCAGCTCTCTCTGTCTCTGTCACCAATCTCAGATATCTACGCCACGCCCCACAAACACACCAcccatcaaacaacatacacaaaaCACTcctactattgtttctctttggTCAACCTATCTTATTTCAAACTAATACACTACTATCATAACTGCCTTAAAAAATATGTTGCAATTTTATTTTTGGCCTTGAGTGGATAAACATTAGATCAAAGGCCACACTTTGACCCAAGTGCTATTCTAGGTAAGgtaataattaatttcttctaaaaTAAATCACTTTTATACAAGCGGAGATCATCACAAGctttaattatatgattaatctCTATGTTAATTTCAAATAATGTAGTCATGGCCAAAGTATTGTTATATTGTCGTGTACCATTTTCCTAACCCCTCTCAGTCCCAAAAATTGTTATACATGAACCGCATTGAAAAGCGTTTAGTTGAGTAATTACTAATTAGAGAAGGAGGAATGCTAGAAACTcaaagaatttattaatttttttggccgatcaataatatttaaaagtgttaAAGTGTAAATGAAGAATATATTGTTGGATTATTAGATTAAAGGTATTGAATTGATAATGCAGGATCGTTggcaaaaaaacaataaattttattctttttaaaattttttatttgagaaattaacGATATTAACGATATCATGTAtgtataaaaatcttaaaaattaaaaagaatagaatGGTTGAAGGAACAAAGAATAAGACAAGACAACAggacaaaaaaataaatcaatcatgGCCAGATGTTACATTCGGTGGTGATGAGAGTATGAGATTCAAAGCTTGCAAGAAATATTTtgaagaaaatatgaaaaatttgaCTCTGCCAGTGTGTGTGGACGACTATACTAATAGACACATACACTCAAATAAATTACTCCTACATTGTATTTTAAATTCTGTAAGACAGGAGCAATGCACATATATACAACAAAGCCATTCAACGTTGCACTACTAGATAGTACTTACTTGATGTATTCAGACATACCTCCACGCACGTATCCAAAACTTGACCAAACTCacaaagataatttaaaataaggGAAGCACAGAAAAGTGCACTCTCTCTAGAATTTTGTCCATAGTTTCATGACGACATGCCAACATTGCAATATGATTACATACATTAGTATACACAATGATCGTAAAAAAGGAatgcaataattaaaataaactgttgggaaatgcatgcaagaatgaaTCAACGAATGAATGGGCGTCCGTTAATTAGCCAGAATTAAAAGGTAGGAGGTCTGGAACAGAGAAAGAAATTCCTTGAACCGAGGTTTTTCAACTTGTCATTTGGATTCAAACCTGCACCAGCCCAATAGTGAATGGTTGGGTGTATATATGTAGAGCATAGGATGATTGGATTGAAGGTGAATTAAATAACGTACTTTGGAGGGTGAAGGGAGAGTAGTGAAGGTCGTAGGAGTGAGGAGGAGTGTCCTTCAAGGGTGGCCTTCTCTTCTCGTAGGCATAAATGGACAAGGCTGCCTTAATCAAATCGGCGACGGTGTCTTCGGGGCGCATCAGCACCTGAATTGCTCCCAAGCTATTCTCCACGGTCACCTTTAGTAGCATTTTCGTTGGCCCAACACCACACTCACTCTTCTTCAGGCTCCCACCAGGACTTGACACCGATCCACCCATttcttttgagagagagagagagagagagagagagagagagagagagagagagagagagagagattttagTTGATTGCACGTAATGAGAGTTAGGAGTGTGTGTCTGTTGTTGAAGTGAACGTGAGAATGATGTGACTTTTGTGTTATATGGGAGAAGGGACTAGGAAGAAGCACGAAACTTCTTGGAAGGTGCCTTGGTTTTTAACTTTTGTTGGGAATATGTGGAGGCAGCCTCGATCACGTTGCTGATTGCCCACATCAGAATCACTATCACATGACATATGCTACTCACTCTCTAGTGGGAAGAAATTCAGGTGGGTAATTAATTTAATGAAAAGtttgatagttaaaaataattaaataatttaaaaaatttatctaaattattatttaataatttttaattattaattttatataaaaaaaattggatttggatcctctaaaatttgaaattcacttTAGATAATAAGATGTGATCTTCTAttcttgaatagtttctctttcatatttatttttggctTCACCTATgaaattaatggtgagagatcacactttactctataaagtgaaattcaaactttagaggatccaaatcaaaAAAATTTGGTATTAAAACGGGGTTTAAGTtcgaaagaaaaaatttaaatacaaactaGTTGGGATAAAGTAATTTTTTGTCCATCATCAACTAAGATGCTAACTATCTTTAGGAAGATTATTCCAAACAATCTCGTCATGTAACCAATAAAGATTCTACCAATTTTTTCCAACTCTTATTTatggttgtatttaacagaagtgTCTTCGTGAATATGTCTAATGGAAGTGTCTTTTTTATGACTGTGTCTAATGGAAGTGCCTTTGTGAATGTGTCTCATGGATGTGTCTCCTTATACATGCGTTTTCTAATAGATGTGTCTTTGATCGAATTGAGAAGGTAGAAACGAGATAGAGAGAGCGCGCTGCGGTGGATGGCGACGATGCAGTTCGCAAGGGGGAAGGTGCCGCAGTGGTCCTGCGGAGGAGAAAATTGTACATGCAAAGCGCGTGTTGCAGCGACGGGGATTGATTGCGGAGGACACCGACACTGCTCAGAGGATCGTCGGGGGGAGGCTGCGGCAGGGGCACAGACGCGAACCACTGCACACATTCCGAGCAGTGCAACTAAGGCGCGACGCAGCAGCGGTAGCAACACAGGGAGGGGGTTCTGCGTGCCGATGAAGACGACAGTGGTGAAGGCTCACGGCGTGACGACAAAGACGACAATGGCGGAGGGGATGCGACGCGGCGATCGTGGTGGCGTAATGCAGGCAACGACTTTGTGAAGAGCATGCTCGGCATGTTGTGTGGggcagtggtggacgaaattgtgatcactacaacttcgcacaactaaccagcaagtgtactgggtcgtccaagtaataaaccttacgcgagtaagggtcgatcccacagagattgttggtatgaagcaagctatggtcatcttgtaaatcttagtcaggcaaactcaaatggatatgaatgatgatatacgaaaacataaaggtaaagatagagatacttatgtaattcattggtaggaatttcagataagcgtatgaagatgcttgtcccttccgtctctctgctttcctactgtcttcatccaatccttcttactcctttccatggcaagcttatgcaagggtttcaccgttgtcagtggctacctcccatcctctcagtggaaatgttcaacgcaccctgtcacggcacggctatccatctgtcggttctcaatcaggccggaatagaatccagtgattcttttgcgtctgtcactaacgcctcgccttcaggagtttgaagctcgtcacagtcattcaatcattgaatcct
Coding sequences within it:
- the LOC140173095 gene encoding AT-hook motif nuclear-localized protein 1-like; this translates as MIKKHAYFLFVKYRYLVLDCEWVGCSSIGANFTPHFITANSGEDVTMKIISFSQQGPRAICILSANVVISSVTLRQPDSSGGTLTYEGRFEILSLSGSFMPNDDGGTRSRSGGMSISLASPDGRVVGGGVAGLLVAASPVQVATMHSHYQLVASAGQ
- the LOC112800871 gene encoding protein cornichon homolog 4 encodes the protein MGDILTWLISFLLLFSLLALLIYQLMCLADLEFDYINAYDSSSRINMVVLPEFIIQALLTSFYLVNSHWILTLLSLPYLCFNLHLYRQRKHLIDVTEIFNNLSWEKKHRLLKLIYLVFSLFLSLFWMIYNSLD